In Candidatus Palauibacter soopunensis, the genomic stretch CCTCTTCGAGGGGGCCGATGACGTCGGCGGGGTGATCCGCACCTCCCGCCACGACGGCCGGGTCGTCGAACTCGGCCCCCAGCGGACGCGGCTTTCGCCCCCGGTGCAGCGACTCGTCGACGAACTGGAGCTTCGGGGGGAGATTCTGAAGGCGCGGCCCGGAGCGCGGCTGTTCATCTGGGCCCGTGGCCGCCTTAGGGCCGTGCCGCACCGGCCGCGCGGGCTCCTGACGGGCGACCTGCTATCGCCGGCGGGCCGCGTCCGCGCCGCCCTCGAACCCTTGACCCGGGGGATTCGGCCGCCGGAGTCCGTGGCCCGCTATTTCCGCCGCAAGGTCGGGCGCGAGGCGTACGGGCGGCTCTTCGGTCCCCTGATTTCCGCGACCTTCGGATCCGATCCCGAGACGATGCCGGCGGCGCGCGTCCTCCCGATGCTCCTCGGGCCGCTGGGCGTGAAGCGCAGCCTGCTCGCCGCGGCTCGGCGCTGGGAGCCGGCCGCCACCGCGCCCGCCTTCACGTTTCGGGCCGGCATGGCGACCCTCCCGCGCGCGATCGCGCGGCGGCATGCGGAACGGATCCGCGTGTCCACACCGGTCGAGGACATCCGACGCTCCGGTCGGCGATTCGAGATCGGCCACGCGGGCGGGTGCCCGGACTCGGAAGCCGTGGACCACGTGGCGATCGCTACGCCGGCCTCCGCCGCGGCGGATCTTCTGAGGAACGTCGCGCCCGCGGCCGCGGACCGTCTCGCGGGGCTGCGGTACCACCGCGTGGCCGTGGTGCCGCTGGAAGTGGAGAGCGCGCCCGAAGGGTTCGGGTTCCAGGTCGCGCTGGGAGAACGGTGGCGTACGCGCGGGGTGACGTGGAACGCCTCGCTGTTCGGGCGCGACGGCGTCTGCACGGCCTATCTGGGCGGCGGCCTGGACCCTGGTGTGGCCGCATGGGACGTAGCCCGACTCGAGCAGACCGCGGCGGACGAGTACGAGGCGATCCATGGCGTGGCGGCGACCCCGATCCGCGTGGCCCGGCCACGGCTCCCGGCGTATGACGGCTCGTGGACCGCGCTGGATGGACTCGATCTTCCTCCCGGAATCACGCTCGCCGCCGGCTACACCGGACGGCTGGGCATATCGAGTCGGATCGCCGAAGCCGAGTCGGTGGCGGAGGGTCTCGCCGCTGGCGCCTGAGGTCGTCCCGGCTGCCGGCGTTCCCGCGCGGGAACGCCCTCAGCGGTTCTTGTCCGGCGGATTCCAGCGCCGCACCTCGTCGACGACGGCGCCGATGACCTCCGGATCGGAATCCGGGTGGAGGCCGTGCCCGAGGTTGAAGACATGTCCGGGCCTGCCACCGGCTCGGCGCAGCACATCGCGCGTACCCGCGCGCGCCGCCTCGTCGCCCGCGAGAATGCAGGCCGGGTCGAGGTTCCCCTGTATCGCGCGCTCCGGCCCGA encodes the following:
- the hemG gene encoding protoporphyrinogen oxidase: MRVGIIGGGITGLALTHALARRGVDSILFEGADDVGGVIRTSRHDGRVVELGPQRTRLSPPVQRLVDELELRGEILKARPGARLFIWARGRLRAVPHRPRGLLTGDLLSPAGRVRAALEPLTRGIRPPESVARYFRRKVGREAYGRLFGPLISATFGSDPETMPAARVLPMLLGPLGVKRSLLAAARRWEPAATAPAFTFRAGMATLPRAIARRHAERIRVSTPVEDIRRSGRRFEIGHAGGCPDSEAVDHVAIATPASAAADLLRNVAPAAADRLAGLRYHRVAVVPLEVESAPEGFGFQVALGERWRTRGVTWNASLFGRDGVCTAYLGGGLDPGVAAWDVARLEQTAADEYEAIHGVAATPIRVARPRLPAYDGSWTALDGLDLPPGITLAAGYTGRLGISSRIAEAESVAEGLAAGA